AGACGGGGCGGAATTGATACACCACTCCCTCGCCATTCAGCAGGTCCGGAAGCGCCTGGGGCGGAGCCAGCGGCAACAATTCTGCCAGCAGATACAAGCCCAGCTCAACGTTCAGCAACCGGTTGGCCAGTTGGCCCGGCAGTTCGTGTTGAAACCGGAGTTGTGTCGCCAGCGGTTCCTGCCAGTGCAAGGAGAAAGGACTCAGCTGGCGGGCACGAAGAGAGTCGGACAAAGGCAGTGCATTCATGGTCTAT
This Larkinella insperata DNA region includes the following protein-coding sequences:
- a CDS encoding pPIWI_RE_Z domain-containing protein, coding for MNALPLSDSLRARQLSPFSLHWQEPLATQLRFQHELPGQLANRLLNVELGLYLLAELLPLAPPQALPDLLNGEGVVYQFRPVWKPRQHRYLNRARALLAPYMDRTVWLMALAKYDSLPTSLRAFGSHSTGSCGSEVNRSNLRNREELFRQALA